The following coding sequences are from one Shewanella eurypsychrophilus window:
- a CDS encoding ABC transporter permease, with protein MTFWQLILTELKAIVADKAIAVTLFGGVLFYSVLYPLPYLHQVPTEQQLVVVDLDHSSLSRRLIRHADASAKIDVIGQVTSITQAQSWIESGRAHGLLVIPEGFRRDLLLGKGVTLSYGGDASYFLIYSAVAEGLVSAGMDAGKQVQLIGMLAKGEAPKKAALSLNAVKINSIPAFNPSLGYTPYVVPGLFLLILHQTLLIGTGILGAGQWRRKGYWQNISPLKIVCGRISAFMLIYLFFSSFYVGFCFYWYQVSVQASLGLVALWMLPFLLATSAAGIAMSTLFIRRDLPTQVLLLVSMPIMFVSGFVWPLALIPEPLIWVSQLIPAVPAIMGMIELNQMGAAWSSVLPKWLQLWGLFGVFSLLAVYGVSKRLQQSSASQS; from the coding sequence ATGACGTTTTGGCAGTTGATACTGACTGAGTTAAAAGCGATTGTCGCTGATAAAGCCATTGCTGTGACCCTGTTTGGTGGCGTGCTGTTTTATTCGGTTTTATATCCTTTGCCTTATCTGCATCAAGTGCCTACCGAGCAACAGTTGGTGGTGGTCGATCTGGATCATTCTTCACTGAGTCGCCGCTTGATCCGCCACGCCGACGCCAGCGCCAAGATCGATGTGATAGGTCAGGTTACCAGTATTACTCAGGCGCAAAGCTGGATCGAGTCGGGTCGTGCTCATGGGCTGTTAGTGATCCCTGAAGGCTTTAGGCGAGATCTGTTATTGGGCAAAGGGGTCACCCTGAGCTACGGCGGTGATGCCAGCTATTTTCTTATCTATTCGGCAGTAGCCGAAGGCTTAGTGTCGGCGGGAATGGATGCGGGTAAACAAGTACAGTTGATTGGTATGCTTGCCAAAGGAGAGGCCCCGAAAAAGGCCGCACTGAGCCTTAATGCGGTGAAGATAAACAGTATACCCGCATTTAACCCAAGTCTTGGCTATACGCCTTATGTGGTGCCTGGACTTTTCTTGCTGATATTGCATCAAACCTTATTGATAGGCACTGGGATTTTAGGTGCCGGTCAGTGGCGCAGAAAGGGCTATTGGCAAAATATCTCTCCATTGAAGATTGTTTGTGGGCGCATTTCGGCATTTATGCTGATCTACCTGTTCTTTAGTAGTTTTTATGTGGGATTTTGCTTTTATTGGTATCAGGTTAGCGTGCAAGCCAGCCTAGGCTTAGTTGCGCTATGGATGTTGCCATTTTTACTGGCAACCAGCGCCGCAGGTATCGCAATGAGTACCTTGTTTATTAGGCGAGACCTGCCAACGCAAGTGTTGTTGCTAGTATCGATGCCGATCATGTTTGTATCGGGATTTGTTTGGCCTCTAGCGCTGATCCCAGAGCCATTAATCTGGGTATCTCAGCTGATCCCTGCAGTGCCTGCCATCATGGGCATGATAGAGCTTAATCAGATGGGCGCTGCTTGGTCGAGTGTTTTACCTAAGTGGTTACAGCTATGGGGTTTGTTTGGCGTATTTAGTTTACTGGCTGTCTACGGTGTATCTAAGAGATTACAGCAGAGTTCTGCAAGCCAAAGCTAG
- the pmbA gene encoding metalloprotease PmbA: MTTPSIDIELDSLKDAVSMALDYAKQLGASGAEVAISKQQGLSVSTRMKEVETVEFNKDGALGITLFRDGSKGSSSTSDLSPEAIREAVKAADGIAKFTSSDPYNGLAEAELMAKDFPDLGLFHPQDVSPAELTELAARSEEAALDVDSRIKNSDGASANAHTGIKVYGNSHGFLHGYSSSRYSLSCVVIGELDGNMQRDYDYTISRKFNQLLSPEEVGKKASEKTLGRLGARKIATTELPVLLSPEIATGLMGHLVGAISGGSLYRKSSFLLDSIDTQIFPDWFSIEEQPRLVGGLASSSYDSEGVATQDRSIIDNGVLSTYLLTSYSARKLGLKNTGHAGGIYNWTLSHTGQTFDELVKEMGTGLIVTEVMGQGVNGVTGDYSRGASGFYVENGVILYPVEEITIAGNLKDMYQNIVGVSKDRDLRSSIRTGGILLSDMKIAGS; the protein is encoded by the coding sequence GTGACGACACCTAGCATTGACATCGAATTGGATTCACTAAAAGACGCCGTATCTATGGCACTCGATTATGCCAAGCAACTCGGCGCATCCGGTGCGGAAGTTGCCATTAGTAAACAACAAGGATTGTCAGTTTCAACTAGAATGAAAGAGGTTGAAACTGTTGAGTTTAATAAAGATGGTGCGTTAGGTATAACTCTCTTTCGTGATGGCAGTAAGGGCAGTTCGTCGACTTCTGACTTAAGCCCTGAAGCGATCAGAGAAGCGGTAAAAGCTGCCGATGGCATTGCTAAATTTACCTCATCAGACCCATACAATGGACTTGCTGAAGCGGAGTTGATGGCGAAGGATTTTCCAGATTTAGGCTTGTTCCACCCTCAAGATGTTTCACCTGCTGAGTTAACAGAGCTAGCTGCACGTTCTGAAGAGGCTGCTTTAGATGTGGATAGCCGCATTAAAAATTCTGATGGTGCTAGCGCTAATGCTCATACAGGTATCAAGGTTTATGGTAATAGCCATGGCTTTCTCCATGGTTACTCTAGCTCTCGTTATAGTTTGAGCTGTGTAGTTATTGGCGAGCTTGATGGCAATATGCAGCGTGATTATGATTATACGATTTCGCGTAAATTTAACCAATTACTCTCACCTGAAGAGGTTGGTAAAAAAGCGTCAGAAAAAACCTTAGGTCGTCTTGGCGCACGGAAAATTGCTACGACTGAACTGCCAGTGCTTTTATCCCCCGAAATCGCAACCGGACTCATGGGCCATTTAGTTGGTGCGATAAGCGGTGGTAGTTTATATCGTAAATCTAGCTTCTTGCTGGATTCTATCGATACACAGATTTTTCCTGATTGGTTTAGTATTGAAGAACAGCCACGTTTAGTGGGTGGTCTGGCTAGCTCAAGTTATGACAGTGAAGGTGTTGCCACGCAAGATCGTTCTATCATAGATAATGGCGTGCTCTCAACTTACCTACTAACCAGTTATTCTGCGCGTAAGCTTGGTCTTAAAAATACCGGTCATGCTGGTGGTATATACAACTGGACACTCTCACATACGGGACAAACGTTTGATGAACTCGTTAAAGAGATGGGCACAGGTTTAATCGTTACAGAAGTGATGGGCCAAGGTGTGAATGGTGTGACGGGAGATTATTCTCGTGGCGCTTCGGGTTTTTACGTTGAAAATGGCGTGATCCTTTACCCAGTGGAAGAGATCACGATAGCGGGCAACCTTAAAGACATGTATCAAAATATCGTTGGGGTGAGTAAAGATCGCGATCTAAGATCATCGATCCGCACAGGTGGTATCTTACTCAGTGATATGAAGATCGCAGGAAGTTAG
- the yjgA gene encoding ribosome biogenesis factor YjgA has protein sequence MKVVGDSEHFKQPLDHDENYISRADIKREIAIYQELGIKVASLSKTQIDKLNLDEHLYDNVLKTKTIKINTEAYRRHLQYLGKLMRFEDIETLQLDIKNVLNQNSNESAKLNVAEKLKDQLLVEGDTAIQTLIEKYPELDRQKLRQFVRQTKKELSKKPDEASKTAVELVKYLRSETSE, from the coding sequence ATGAAAGTAGTTGGTGATTCAGAACACTTTAAACAGCCCCTCGACCATGATGAAAATTATATCAGCAGAGCCGATATAAAACGTGAAATAGCCATATACCAGGAACTAGGAATTAAAGTTGCTAGTCTTAGTAAGACTCAGATCGACAAGCTAAACCTTGATGAGCATCTGTATGACAACGTACTAAAGACCAAGACCATCAAGATCAATACCGAAGCTTACCGTCGTCATCTACAGTATCTTGGAAAATTGATGCGTTTTGAAGATATCGAAACACTTCAACTCGATATCAAAAATGTACTGAATCAAAACAGTAATGAGAGTGCTAAATTGAATGTCGCTGAAAAGCTAAAAGATCAGCTTCTTGTTGAAGGCGATACTGCAATTCAGACGTTAATCGAAAAATACCCAGAGCTTGATAGACAGAAACTTCGTCAATTTGTGCGTCAAACGAAAAAAGAGCTATCTAAAAAACCTGATGAAGCCTCTAAAACGGCTGTGGAACTCGTTAAATATTTACGTAGTGAAACATCTGAATAA
- a CDS encoding ABC transporter permease, translating into MTRLTSIIRRELDALWRSPWQLALVSYIPLLCILCLWWLFSAGLPRQLPVAVVDQDNSQLSRMLTRNLVANPVITPQSFTNLPSAVTAMKQADVYAIIVLPYDLKRDLVTGRSPTIDIRYNSQFLLVGKLLSSQIQLTLGAGLLEVAGVKQLLQGVPKSQVAVNLSPVTSQTTALFNRNNNYVGFLVPPVLVALWQLLAMLTFANGLSRELTPEGLLIPGEGVWLRVIAKVAVYTPLLLLQGGFILTFLYQYLALPAAGSLALLVLAQVVMLLAVWLLVLLVFFIMRDSARMVSFGTALFAPAFAFMGITFPVHEMPMLAQWWRLIMPSSHYIDSHVSVISYGSGWETVAGQLTSYWGFLLIIPLLILLARRFELASTSNEERS; encoded by the coding sequence ATGACTCGTTTAACGTCTATTATTCGCCGTGAACTCGATGCTCTGTGGCGTTCGCCTTGGCAACTGGCTTTAGTCAGTTATATCCCCTTACTGTGCATACTCTGTCTATGGTGGCTATTTAGTGCTGGGTTACCGAGACAGTTACCTGTGGCGGTTGTCGATCAGGATAATAGCCAGCTAAGCCGCATGTTGACCCGAAATCTTGTGGCTAATCCAGTTATAACTCCGCAAAGTTTTACTAATTTGCCAAGTGCCGTGACGGCGATGAAGCAAGCAGATGTTTACGCCATTATTGTGCTGCCCTATGATCTTAAACGCGACTTAGTCACGGGCCGTAGCCCTACCATAGATATCCGCTATAACAGCCAGTTCTTACTGGTGGGTAAGCTATTGTCGAGTCAGATCCAACTGACTTTAGGGGCGGGGTTACTCGAAGTCGCAGGGGTTAAACAACTGCTTCAAGGTGTGCCTAAGTCTCAGGTTGCGGTGAATTTGAGTCCAGTAACCAGTCAGACAACCGCCCTGTTTAATCGCAATAATAATTATGTGGGCTTTCTGGTACCGCCAGTGTTGGTGGCGCTGTGGCAGTTGCTAGCTATGCTGACCTTCGCTAACGGTTTGAGTCGTGAGTTAACCCCTGAAGGCCTATTAATACCTGGAGAAGGCGTGTGGTTGAGGGTTATCGCCAAGGTTGCCGTATATACCCCGCTTTTGTTACTCCAAGGCGGCTTTATTCTCACGTTTCTATATCAGTATTTAGCTCTACCCGCAGCGGGAAGTCTGGCATTACTGGTATTGGCCCAAGTAGTGATGTTACTCGCGGTATGGCTATTGGTATTATTAGTGTTTTTTATTATGCGCGATAGTGCGCGAATGGTTAGTTTCGGAACAGCATTGTTTGCACCCGCATTTGCGTTTATGGGGATCACATTTCCGGTGCATGAAATGCCCATGCTCGCCCAATGGTGGCGATTGATCATGCCATCGAGTCACTATATAGACTCTCATGTCAGTGTGATCAGTTATGGTTCTGGCTGGGAGACGGTTGCCGGCCAATTGACTAGCTATTGGGGATTTTTGCTTATCATACCTCTGCTTATATTACTCGCTCGGCGCTTTGAGCTTGCCTCGACAAGTAATGAGGAGCGTTCATGA
- a CDS encoding Ig-like domain-containing protein, with protein MRLIKLASTALVSLLSLSLLTGCNGSSDDSGDNGGNTGEYALSLSYKTVVDGKCAEATDELSFTSNASICAVAKLTQGGSNSSGGLVSYSATLGTLSPTTKLTNSSGIAEVILTNADGTLGAGTLSAEFDTGAAENNILSVSKNYEFIDGGTSPGEETPKISASIINGAATVTQFKVDETVQLQAQFLDTSSLGIANQLVTFTAGNVTLTPNTALTNGQGIAQVNYTPSETELGAASLNVSLDYQEQNFQTNSLYEVLSADAIGGEGVLKLGHFDSNNNFVEGELETSLTPIDGQYVISAGGSFGVTATLINQADDGTITRVQTPSSISFSSDCVVGNNASLDTPVTTLSGQASSTFQNTSCSGNSQRNDQIVATTQSGNLTLTASLPFTLESQALASLSFESAEPKVIRIKGAGGTGSTESSLVTFKVTGSDGQPIAQQEVSFSLDTLVGGLSFSNGLATDSSFTNSVGVASVRVESGTVPTPVRVLASATDTDSGKVITSQSEQLTVNTGLPQQLGFSLSTSTLNPEAGNVNGITETITAYASDSFGNPAPDDTTINFTAEGGQIEASCPTVNGSCSVTWTSADPRVPDHRITVMAYALGHETFFDTNGNNIFDSEDGAAVDACLAGDILVACSGNGMDTEIYGPNGFSDLPDAFRDDNENGIYDEGEKFFSTIASTEHGDRDTLFNGPQCEGSLCGTGQSNKTYIRKALIMTMSGSNSRFTVLQDNQEIYSSENGLGTGIPIPADGSSTFIVRFYDSANQIMPAGSTVAISATDGNLAFDGYSVPNANSHGGTGTSFGLSHGGTAAISQVSISLTTPSGVITTLLLGVPLS; from the coding sequence ATGCGACTGATAAAACTTGCTTCAACGGCTTTAGTATCACTACTTAGTTTGTCTCTACTCACGGGCTGTAATGGCTCATCGGACGATAGCGGCGACAATGGTGGCAATACTGGCGAGTACGCCCTCTCATTGAGTTATAAAACCGTTGTCGATGGCAAATGTGCCGAGGCAACCGATGAGCTAAGTTTTACCAGTAATGCGAGCATCTGTGCAGTAGCAAAACTAACTCAGGGCGGCAGTAATAGCAGTGGTGGGCTGGTCAGTTACAGCGCCACGCTGGGCACCTTATCTCCAACAACTAAGTTAACGAACTCGAGTGGTATTGCCGAAGTCATTCTGACGAATGCTGACGGCACATTAGGTGCTGGTACCCTGAGTGCTGAATTTGATACGGGTGCAGCTGAAAATAATATTTTATCTGTTAGCAAAAACTATGAATTTATCGATGGTGGCACCTCTCCTGGCGAGGAGACACCTAAGATCAGTGCTAGCATCATTAACGGTGCAGCCACAGTCACTCAGTTTAAAGTCGATGAAACTGTCCAGCTGCAAGCCCAGTTTTTAGATACTTCTAGCCTAGGTATCGCAAACCAGTTAGTGACCTTTACGGCCGGCAATGTCACCTTAACGCCAAATACCGCCCTAACCAATGGCCAAGGTATCGCCCAGGTAAATTATACTCCCAGCGAAACAGAACTTGGAGCTGCCAGCCTTAATGTCTCGTTAGACTACCAAGAACAAAACTTTCAAACAAACAGCTTATATGAAGTGTTATCTGCCGATGCGATTGGCGGTGAGGGAGTGCTAAAACTTGGCCACTTCGACAGCAACAATAACTTTGTTGAAGGGGAACTCGAAACCTCACTGACTCCAATTGACGGACAATATGTTATCAGTGCAGGTGGTAGCTTTGGTGTTACTGCAACCTTAATCAACCAAGCCGATGACGGCACAATTACTCGCGTACAGACACCTTCATCGATTAGCTTTAGTTCTGATTGTGTTGTGGGCAATAATGCCAGTCTCGATACCCCAGTGACCACGCTTTCAGGCCAGGCCAGCTCAACGTTCCAAAACACTAGCTGTAGTGGTAACAGTCAGCGTAACGACCAAATAGTAGCAACCACTCAATCAGGCAACCTAACGCTAACCGCAAGCCTTCCCTTCACGCTAGAAAGCCAAGCCTTGGCAAGTCTTAGCTTTGAATCGGCTGAACCTAAGGTTATCCGCATCAAAGGTGCTGGTGGTACAGGTAGTACTGAATCTTCATTGGTGACCTTTAAGGTCACTGGATCTGATGGACAACCCATAGCCCAGCAGGAGGTATCATTCTCTCTCGATACTTTAGTGGGGGGCTTAAGCTTCTCTAATGGCCTAGCGACAGATAGCAGCTTTACCAACTCAGTAGGTGTTGCCAGCGTTCGAGTAGAATCCGGTACTGTGCCAACCCCAGTACGCGTACTAGCCTCTGCAACCGATACCGATTCAGGTAAAGTGATCACTAGCCAGTCAGAACAGTTAACGGTCAACACTGGCCTGCCTCAGCAACTTGGTTTTAGTTTATCAACTTCAACCCTGAACCCAGAAGCAGGCAATGTTAATGGAATCACTGAGACCATTACCGCATATGCTTCAGATAGCTTTGGTAACCCTGCGCCCGACGACACTACCATCAATTTCACCGCGGAAGGTGGACAAATTGAAGCAAGTTGCCCGACTGTAAATGGGTCCTGTAGCGTCACTTGGACATCTGCAGATCCTCGCGTACCTGATCATAGAATCACTGTAATGGCCTATGCACTTGGCCATGAGACCTTCTTCGATACCAATGGTAATAATATTTTCGATAGCGAAGACGGAGCGGCAGTCGACGCCTGTTTAGCTGGAGATATTCTTGTTGCCTGTAGCGGTAACGGCATGGATACCGAAATATACGGGCCTAATGGCTTTAGTGACCTACCGGATGCCTTTCGAGATGACAATGAAAATGGCATCTATGATGAAGGGGAAAAGTTCTTCAGCACCATAGCTAGCACCGAGCACGGTGACCGAGACACGCTCTTTAACGGTCCTCAGTGTGAAGGAAGCTTATGTGGAACAGGGCAGAGCAATAAAACTTATATCCGTAAAGCTTTGATAATGACCATGTCAGGTTCAAACTCTCGTTTTACTGTTCTACAAGATAATCAAGAAATTTATAGCTCAGAAAATGGTTTAGGGACTGGAATTCCAATTCCTGCTGATGGAAGCTCAACGTTTATTGTTCGCTTCTATGATAGTGCAAATCAAATAATGCCAGCAGGCAGCACTGTAGCCATTTCAGCAACAGATGGTAATTTGGCCTTTGATGGATATAGCGTCCCTAATGCTAACTCCCACGGAGGCACAGGTACTAGTTTTGGCTTGTCCCATGGAGGAACAGCTGCAATAAGCCAAGTGTCTATCAGCTTAACGACACCGAGTGGCGTCATTACAACATTACTCCTAGGTGTACCACTCAGTTAG
- a CDS encoding HlyD family secretion protein → MQANRIIAVVALVGLVGVLGYGLKLAYTPKVEQLQGQIEAREYNISSKVPGRVEQVMVRRGDAVEAGDLLFAIDSPELSAKLMQAEGGRDAAQAMQLEADSGARKQQVMASREQWQKAKAAATLAKTTYSRIEVLFVEGVLARQKRDEAFTQYQAAKYTEQAALAMYEMAQEGARDETKAAAAGNARMAEGAVNEVNAILADSQMRAPKSGEISEVLLQPGELAPSGFPVVSLIDMQDSWAVFQVREDQLKLFAKGTKLMMTLPALERDVEFTVAHVSVMGEFATWRSTESGHDFDMRTFEVELRPSIEIKDLRVGMSVILTR, encoded by the coding sequence ATGCAGGCTAATCGAATTATTGCCGTTGTGGCGCTTGTTGGCTTAGTCGGCGTGCTTGGCTATGGACTCAAACTGGCTTACACGCCGAAAGTTGAGCAACTACAGGGACAGATAGAGGCCAGAGAATACAATATCTCATCTAAGGTCCCTGGTCGTGTCGAGCAGGTGATGGTGAGACGCGGTGATGCTGTTGAAGCTGGTGATCTGCTGTTTGCCATAGATAGCCCGGAACTGAGTGCTAAATTGATGCAGGCTGAAGGGGGCAGAGATGCAGCTCAGGCTATGCAACTCGAAGCCGACAGTGGTGCACGTAAGCAGCAAGTGATGGCATCCAGAGAGCAATGGCAGAAAGCCAAAGCTGCTGCCACACTGGCTAAGACCACTTATAGCAGAATTGAAGTATTGTTTGTCGAAGGTGTACTGGCCAGACAGAAACGTGATGAAGCTTTTACCCAATATCAGGCGGCTAAATATACCGAGCAAGCGGCTCTAGCCATGTACGAGATGGCTCAAGAAGGTGCACGTGATGAGACTAAAGCGGCTGCGGCGGGTAATGCGAGAATGGCCGAAGGTGCAGTTAACGAGGTCAATGCTATCTTAGCCGATAGTCAGATGAGAGCGCCAAAATCAGGCGAGATCAGCGAAGTCTTGCTGCAGCCTGGAGAGCTAGCACCCAGTGGTTTTCCTGTGGTGAGCTTGATTGATATGCAAGATTCATGGGCGGTGTTTCAAGTCAGAGAAGATCAGCTAAAGCTGTTTGCTAAAGGCACTAAACTGATGATGACTTTGCCAGCACTCGAGCGTGATGTGGAGTTTACTGTGGCTCATGTTAGCGTAATGGGCGAGTTTGCCACTTGGCGTTCAACTGAAAGTGGTCATGATTTCGATATGCGCACCTTTGAAGTTGAGCTGCGTCCAAGCATTGAGATTAAAGATCTACGGGTCGGTATGTCAGTGATTTTGACCCGCTAA